One window from the genome of Streptomyces sp. WZ-12 encodes:
- the metE gene encoding 5-methyltetrahydropteroyltriglutamate--homocysteine S-methyltransferase, with product MTTKSAAAAARATVYGYPRQGRHRELKKAVEGYWKGRVTADALRATAAELRRTTWQELAGAGIDEVPTGDFSYYDHVLDASVMVGAVPERHRAAVAADPLDGYFAMARGTQDAAPLEMTKWFDTNYHYLVPELGPDTVFSADSTQQVTEFEEALALGLTARPVLLGPVSYLLLAKPAPGVAEGFDPLTLLDRLLPVYAEVLADLRAAGAEWVQLDEPALVQDRTPAQLDAAERAYRSLGALADRPRLLVASYFDRLGDALPVLAKAPVDGLALDFTEAAAGNLDALAAVGGLPGKRLVAGVVNGRNIWVNDLERSLSVLGTLLGLADRVDVAASCSLLHVPLDASLERDIEPQIRRWLAFARQKTAELVTLAKGLTRGTDAIASELAANRADLASRASSPITHDQAVRGRTTAVTEADARRSQPYPERAAAQRAHLGLPLLPTTTIGSFPQTGELRAARADLRAGRIDTAGYEERIKDEIREVIAFQEKTGLDVLVHGEPERNDMVQYFAEQLTGYLATRHGWVQSYGTRYVRPPILAGDISRPEPMTVRWTTYAQSLTERPVKGMLTGPVTMLAWSFVRDDQPLGETARQVALALRDEVRDLEAAGTSVIQVDEPALRETLPLRTADRPAYLDWATEAFRLTTAGVRPDTQIHTHMCYAEFGDIVQAIDDLDADVISLEATRSHMQVARELAAHGYPREAGPGVYDIHSPRVPSTEEAADLLRIGLRAIPAERLWVNPDCGLKTRDWPEVRSALEHLVTAARAVRAEL from the coding sequence GTGACCACCAAGTCCGCAGCCGCGGCAGCACGGGCCACCGTGTACGGCTACCCGCGCCAGGGCCGGCACCGGGAACTGAAGAAGGCCGTCGAGGGCTACTGGAAGGGCCGGGTCACCGCGGACGCGCTGCGCGCCACCGCCGCGGAACTGCGCCGCACCACCTGGCAGGAGCTGGCCGGGGCCGGCATCGACGAGGTCCCGACGGGCGACTTCTCGTACTACGACCACGTCCTGGACGCCAGCGTCATGGTCGGCGCGGTCCCCGAGCGCCACCGCGCGGCCGTCGCCGCCGACCCCCTGGACGGCTACTTCGCCATGGCCCGCGGCACCCAGGACGCCGCGCCCCTGGAGATGACCAAGTGGTTCGACACCAACTACCACTACCTGGTCCCCGAGTTGGGTCCGGACACCGTCTTCTCGGCCGACTCCACCCAGCAGGTCACGGAATTCGAGGAGGCCCTCGCCCTGGGCCTGACCGCCCGGCCGGTCCTCCTCGGCCCGGTCAGCTACCTCCTGCTCGCCAAGCCGGCCCCCGGCGTGGCCGAGGGTTTCGACCCGCTCACCCTCCTCGACCGACTGCTGCCGGTGTACGCCGAGGTCCTCGCGGACCTGCGCGCGGCCGGCGCGGAGTGGGTGCAGCTCGATGAGCCCGCCCTGGTCCAGGACCGCACCCCGGCTCAACTGGACGCCGCGGAGCGCGCCTACCGCTCCCTGGGCGCCCTCGCCGACCGGCCCAGGCTGCTGGTCGCCTCGTACTTCGACCGGCTCGGCGACGCCCTCCCGGTGCTGGCCAAGGCCCCGGTCGACGGGCTCGCGCTGGACTTCACGGAGGCGGCCGCCGGCAACCTCGACGCCCTCGCCGCCGTCGGCGGCCTGCCCGGCAAGCGCCTGGTCGCCGGCGTCGTCAACGGCCGCAACATCTGGGTGAACGACCTGGAGCGGTCGCTGTCCGTGCTCGGCACCCTGCTGGGGCTGGCCGACCGGGTCGACGTGGCCGCCTCCTGCTCGCTGCTGCACGTCCCGCTCGACGCGTCGCTGGAGCGGGACATCGAGCCGCAGATCCGGCGCTGGCTCGCCTTCGCCCGCCAGAAGACCGCCGAGCTCGTCACCCTCGCCAAGGGCCTGACCCGCGGTACCGACGCCATCGCCAGCGAACTGGCCGCCAACCGCGCCGACTTGGCGTCCCGGGCCAGCTCCCCGATCACCCACGACCAAGCGGTGCGGGGCCGCACCACCGCGGTCACCGAGGCCGACGCGCGCCGCTCCCAGCCGTACCCGGAGCGGGCCGCCGCGCAGCGCGCCCACCTCGGCCTGCCGCTGCTGCCGACCACCACCATCGGCTCCTTCCCGCAGACCGGCGAACTGCGGGCCGCCCGCGCCGACCTGCGCGCCGGCCGCATCGACACCGCCGGCTACGAGGAGCGCATCAAGGACGAGATCCGCGAGGTCATCGCCTTCCAGGAGAAGACCGGGCTGGACGTCCTGGTGCACGGCGAGCCCGAACGCAACGACATGGTCCAGTACTTCGCCGAGCAGCTCACCGGCTACCTCGCCACCCGGCACGGCTGGGTCCAGTCCTACGGCACCCGCTACGTCCGCCCGCCGATCCTGGCCGGCGACATCTCCCGCCCCGAGCCCATGACGGTCCGGTGGACGACCTACGCCCAGTCGCTCACCGAGCGCCCGGTCAAGGGCATGCTCACCGGCCCGGTCACCATGCTCGCCTGGTCCTTCGTCCGCGACGACCAGCCACTGGGCGAGACCGCGCGCCAGGTCGCCCTCGCCCTGCGCGACGAGGTGCGCGACCTGGAGGCCGCCGGCACCTCCGTCATCCAGGTCGACGAGCCCGCGCTGCGCGAGACCCTGCCGCTGCGCACCGCCGACCGCCCCGCCTATCTGGACTGGGCCACCGAGGCGTTCCGCCTCACCACCGCCGGGGTGCGCCCGGACACCCAGATCCACACCCACATGTGCTACGCCGAGTTCGGCGACATCGTGCAGGCCATCGACGACCTCGACGCCGACGTCATCAGCCTGGAGGCGACCCGCTCCCACATGCAGGTCGCCCGCGAACTCGCCGCCCACGGCTACCCGCGCGAGGCCGGCCCCGGGGTGTACGACATCCACTCGCCCCGGGTGCCGAGCACGGAGGAGGCGGCGGACCTGCTCCGCATCGGCCTGCGGGCCATCCCCGCCGAACGCCTCTGGGTCAACCCCGACTGCGGCCTGAAGACCCGCGACTGGCCCGAGGTCCGCTCCGCCCTCGAACACCTCGTCACCGCGGCCCGCGCGGTACGCGCCGAGCTGTAG
- a CDS encoding metal-dependent hydrolase, which produces MMGHSHAVSGALLFAGTTPFLPPLLMHTHLMPQEILMGTVLCAGAALLPDLDHHDGTIANFLGPVSKILCRFVAWISGGHRHATHSLFFVVLMTFGSWAGVTYLGRPFTLGMTFFLLALAVRALNLCPPGHGFSAWATIVAMAGIGTGVIAKFIPSAPGWLPYAIGLGCLAHLLGDSITKMGAPWLWPLKTRYEIVLIKHSGNKVETEILTPIMGVATVVLLWFTALSPHSIS; this is translated from the coding sequence ATGATGGGTCATTCGCATGCGGTGAGCGGCGCGCTGCTCTTCGCGGGCACCACGCCGTTCCTGCCACCGCTGCTGATGCACACCCATCTGATGCCCCAGGAAATCCTGATGGGCACCGTGCTGTGCGCTGGCGCCGCGCTCCTGCCCGACCTGGACCACCACGACGGCACCATCGCCAACTTCCTCGGCCCGGTGTCCAAGATCCTGTGCCGGTTCGTGGCCTGGATCTCCGGCGGGCACCGCCACGCCACCCACTCGCTGTTCTTCGTGGTGCTGATGACCTTCGGTAGCTGGGCCGGTGTGACGTACCTGGGCCGACCCTTCACCCTGGGCATGACCTTCTTCCTGCTGGCCCTCGCCGTGCGCGCGCTCAACCTCTGCCCGCCCGGCCACGGTTTCTCCGCTTGGGCGACGATCGTCGCCATGGCCGGAATAGGGACCGGTGTCATCGCCAAGTTCATCCCGTCGGCGCCCGGTTGGCTGCCGTACGCGATCGGGCTCGGCTGCCTGGCCCACCTGCTCGGCGACTCGATCACGAAGATGGGCGCGCCGTGGCTGTGGCCGCTGAAGACGCGCTACGAGATCGTCCTCATCAAGCACAGCGGCAACAAGGTGGAGACGGAGATACTGACCCCGATCATGGGCGTCGCCACCGTCGTCCTGCTCTGGTTCACGGCGCTGTCCCCGCACTCCATCAGCTAG
- a CDS encoding serine hydrolase, which yields MSHRIFAPARGVRRSLAVTALIAVTAPIAVAATPASAASASANGRTAPQVVCTSAKSGLADRLTEDIGTLVNSPDANGHTSLALYDRTTKTSCTYDAGRQYDSASVVKVIVLGALLRQAQDEHRDLTEVERTLATKMITRSDNDSTTTLWKQLGLARIQEFVRLAGMQHTVPDPDGYWGLTQINAADQLTLMALLTATNSVLNDDSRAYALDLMSQVIPDQRWGVPAGAPSGAQVHVKNGWLQRTGGGWRVHSIGAFTGGDYDYGIAVLTSDHASMPASVKVIEDLARKIHADLNNTPAHTGQALYGRRLPATSDGSLVPNSAR from the coding sequence TTGTCCCACCGAATATTCGCCCCTGCCCGCGGTGTGCGGCGTTCCCTGGCCGTGACGGCGCTCATCGCGGTGACCGCCCCGATCGCTGTGGCCGCCACCCCGGCGAGCGCGGCCTCGGCCTCCGCGAACGGCCGGACGGCACCCCAAGTCGTCTGCACCTCCGCCAAGTCCGGGCTCGCCGACCGGCTCACCGAGGACATCGGCACCCTGGTGAACTCCCCCGACGCCAACGGGCACACCTCGCTCGCCTTATACGACCGCACCACCAAGACCAGTTGCACGTACGACGCCGGCCGGCAGTACGACTCGGCCAGCGTCGTCAAGGTCATCGTGCTGGGCGCGCTGCTGCGCCAGGCCCAGGACGAGCACCGCGACCTGACCGAGGTCGAGCGCACCCTCGCCACAAAAATGATCACGAGGTCGGACAACGACTCCACCACCACTCTGTGGAAGCAGCTCGGCCTCGCCCGCATCCAGGAGTTCGTGCGCCTGGCGGGCATGCAGCACACCGTTCCCGACCCCGACGGCTACTGGGGCCTGACCCAGATCAACGCCGCCGACCAGCTCACGCTGATGGCACTGCTCACCGCCACGAATTCCGTCCTCAACGACGACTCCCGGGCCTACGCGCTGGACCTGATGAGCCAGGTGATTCCCGATCAGCGTTGGGGCGTTCCGGCCGGCGCGCCCAGCGGAGCGCAGGTCCACGTGAAGAACGGCTGGCTTCAGCGCACCGGTGGCGGCTGGCGGGTGCACAGCATCGGCGCGTTCACCGGAGGCGACTATGACTACGGAATCGCGGTCCTGACCTCGGACCACGCCAGCATGCCCGCCAGCGTGAAGGTGATAGAAGACCTCGCCCGCAAGATCCACGCGGACCTCAACAACACCCCGGCACACACGGGCCAAGCTCTCTACGGCCGACGCCTGCCCGCCACCTCCGACGGGTCGCTCGTCCCCAACAGCGCCCGGTAA
- the cpt gene encoding chloramphenicol phosphotransferase CPT yields MLTQVIVLNGGSSSGKSGIVRCLQAVLPEPWLALGTDALVAAVPASMRAASGGIAFAPDGGVVVGPEFRALEAAWAEGVAAMARAGARIILDEVLLGGADSQRRWQKVLGELRVLWVGVRCDGAVAAGREVARGDRIIGMATSQAEMVHRGVVYDLEVDTARAESMECARIIAAQVK; encoded by the coding sequence GTGCTGACTCAGGTGATCGTGCTCAACGGTGGTTCCAGCTCGGGGAAGTCCGGGATCGTGCGGTGTCTGCAGGCGGTGTTGCCGGAACCGTGGTTGGCGCTCGGGACGGATGCGCTGGTGGCGGCGGTGCCCGCGTCGATGCGGGCGGCGAGCGGTGGCATCGCGTTCGCGCCGGACGGCGGGGTGGTCGTCGGGCCGGAGTTCCGGGCGTTGGAGGCGGCCTGGGCCGAGGGGGTCGCCGCGATGGCTCGGGCGGGCGCCCGGATCATTCTCGATGAGGTCCTTCTCGGGGGAGCGGATTCCCAACGGCGGTGGCAGAAGGTGCTGGGGGAGCTGCGGGTGCTGTGGGTGGGCGTCAGGTGTGACGGTGCGGTTGCCGCCGGCCGCGAGGTGGCGCGGGGTGACCGGATCATCGGGATGGCCACGTCCCAGGCGGAGATGGTGCACCGGGGCGTGGTCTACGACCTGGAGGTGGACACCGCGCGCGCCGAGTCCATGGAGTGCGCACGGATCATCGCCGCGCAGGTGAAGTGA
- a CDS encoding DUF4190 domain-containing protein has translation MTTPVSPGGPASGEPSSPDRDPWAPPSAEGVAHEPPRAPYAPAVGVAQPSNGMGVAALVLGLVGCVLGVFIFLFWMSWVPAVLAVIFGGVGLSRARSGRVTNKGMSVAGLVLGIIGLVMAVASLLLTVVLVDEARTHIKEVKTEQRAQKKAAEESAAAEEKARHLSFGEPYTFENGLKVTVAKPEPFEPDAFAHGHAKGNKAVQVTVTVVNTSSKRVSVDTGLPDVNDAKGASAELVIDGSGRQKVITGYLLPGKEAVGKYAFSLPADAADRMEVEFTPDASEWDDAYWSGPTS, from the coding sequence ATGACCACGCCCGTCTCTCCCGGCGGTCCCGCATCCGGGGAACCATCGTCGCCGGACCGCGACCCGTGGGCCCCGCCGAGCGCGGAGGGCGTCGCCCATGAGCCGCCGCGGGCGCCCTATGCGCCGGCGGTCGGGGTGGCGCAGCCCAGCAACGGCATGGGCGTCGCGGCTCTGGTACTCGGCCTGGTGGGGTGCGTCCTCGGGGTGTTCATCTTCCTGTTCTGGATGTCCTGGGTGCCGGCGGTGTTGGCCGTGATCTTCGGCGGCGTCGGGCTGAGCCGGGCGCGCTCCGGCCGGGTGACCAACAAGGGCATGTCGGTCGCCGGCCTCGTCCTCGGCATCATCGGTCTCGTCATGGCGGTGGCGAGCCTGCTGCTCACCGTCGTGCTGGTGGATGAGGCCCGTACGCACATCAAGGAGGTCAAGACCGAGCAGCGCGCCCAGAAGAAGGCGGCCGAGGAGTCGGCGGCCGCCGAGGAGAAGGCCCGGCATCTGTCCTTCGGTGAGCCGTACACCTTCGAGAACGGGCTGAAGGTCACGGTCGCCAAGCCCGAGCCGTTCGAGCCGGACGCGTTCGCCCACGGGCACGCCAAGGGGAACAAGGCCGTCCAGGTCACCGTCACCGTGGTCAACACCAGCAGCAAGCGGGTCTCCGTCGACACCGGGCTGCCCGACGTCAACGACGCGAAGGGCGCGTCGGCGGAGCTGGTGATCGACGGCAGCGGGCGGCAGAAGGTCATCACCGGGTACCTCCTCCCCGGCAAGGAGGCCGTCGGCAAGTACGCCTTCTCGCTGCCGGCCGACGCGGCCGACCGGATGGAGGTCGAGTTCACGCCGGACGCGTCGGAGTGGGACGACGCCTACTGGAGCGGCCCCACTTCCTGA
- a CDS encoding NlpC/P60 family protein encodes MPPKKRPLLHTATVLTLLAGSAYLTVELREDEQDKAPRAQAVTDTPLSGSAAGEQRGQTWERLKNPDRTVLRGAGGQVLATFTDRSRTATLKGPSRTFSESENTATTVVTEDWVRLMPEAWRAGAEKERWFKEWFRRYHDSREDDLFAIAFQYITGAPAKKDERGVVYAGDAKFGPVNPDLAKHRGTPLLEQSDFFDYLGIPYTFRDGTARSPEAARYRAVDCSGYMRLIFGYRARYPLAPADGKGNGLPRTANGMGRSQLGAEIIPLSGPAPWYERPQNIDVLQPGDLVFFKMDHHTGNRLDHVGLYLGPDTEGHKVFLSSRKEVNGPTIGDKGGVSRLDGNGFYAKLLRNAKRL; translated from the coding sequence ATGCCTCCCAAGAAGCGCCCCCTGCTGCACACCGCGACCGTCCTGACCCTCCTGGCCGGCAGCGCCTACCTCACCGTGGAACTGCGCGAGGACGAACAGGACAAGGCGCCGCGGGCCCAGGCCGTCACCGACACCCCGCTCAGCGGCTCCGCCGCCGGCGAGCAGCGCGGCCAGACCTGGGAACGCCTGAAGAACCCCGACCGCACCGTGTTGCGCGGCGCGGGCGGTCAGGTCCTGGCCACCTTCACCGACCGGTCCCGCACCGCCACCCTCAAGGGCCCCTCGCGCACCTTCAGCGAGTCCGAGAACACCGCGACCACGGTGGTCACCGAGGACTGGGTGCGTCTGATGCCCGAGGCGTGGCGCGCCGGCGCGGAGAAGGAACGCTGGTTCAAGGAGTGGTTCCGGCGGTACCACGACAGCCGGGAGGACGACCTCTTCGCCATCGCCTTCCAGTACATCACCGGAGCGCCCGCCAAGAAGGACGAGCGGGGCGTCGTGTACGCGGGCGACGCCAAGTTCGGTCCGGTCAACCCCGATCTGGCCAAGCACCGCGGCACGCCGCTGCTCGAACAGTCCGACTTCTTCGACTACTTGGGCATTCCGTACACCTTCCGCGACGGCACCGCCAGGAGTCCGGAGGCGGCCCGCTACCGCGCCGTCGACTGCTCCGGCTACATGCGGCTGATCTTCGGCTACCGGGCCCGCTACCCGCTGGCCCCCGCCGACGGCAAGGGCAACGGCCTGCCCCGCACCGCCAACGGGATGGGCCGCTCCCAACTGGGCGCCGAGATCATCCCGTTGTCCGGTCCGGCCCCCTGGTACGAGCGCCCGCAGAACATCGACGTGCTCCAGCCGGGAGACCTGGTCTTCTTCAAGATGGACCACCACACCGGCAACCGCCTGGACCACGTCGGCCTGTACCTGGGCCCCGACACCGAGGGCCACAAGGTCTTCCTCTCCAGCCGCAAGGAGGTCAACGGCCCGACCATCGGCGACAAGGGCGGCGTGTCCCGGCTCGACGGCAACGGCTTCTACGCCAAGCTCCTGCGCAACGCCAAGCGCCTCTGA
- a CDS encoding poly-gamma-glutamate biosynthesis protein PgsC/CapC, with translation MIPSVLTPEIAAIGIAIGLLFSLICYLTTNLSPGGMITPGWLALTLVEDLQRAAMVLGVTVLTYLGTLLMQRYVILYGKRLFAAVVLLGVTLQATVMIVLSMEFPLMYANQTLGFIVPGLIAYQLVRQPKGPTLLATGSVTLMAYVVLTAGILLGVMPSA, from the coding sequence TTGATCCCCTCCGTCCTCACCCCCGAGATCGCCGCGATCGGCATCGCGATCGGGCTGCTCTTCTCCCTGATCTGCTATCTGACGACCAACCTCTCCCCCGGCGGCATGATCACCCCGGGCTGGCTGGCCCTCACCCTCGTCGAGGACCTCCAGCGCGCCGCGATGGTGCTCGGCGTCACCGTCCTCACCTACCTCGGCACGCTCCTGATGCAGCGGTACGTGATCCTCTACGGCAAGCGGCTGTTCGCCGCGGTCGTGCTGCTCGGCGTCACCCTCCAGGCGACCGTGATGATCGTGCTGTCCATGGAGTTCCCGCTGATGTACGCGAACCAGACCCTCGGCTTCATCGTGCCGGGCCTGATCGCCTACCAGTTGGTGCGCCAGCCCAAGGGCCCCACCCTCCTGGCCACCGGCTCGGTGACGCTGATGGCCTATGTCGTCCTCACCGCCGGAATCCTCCTCGGCGTCATGCCGTCCGCTTGA
- the pgsB gene encoding poly-gamma-glutamate synthase PgsB, which yields MLFLYTVLVVCGAVLLIAGVIEQRRHFANLDRIPSRVLVNGIRGKSSITRLCAGALRGGELTTVAKTTGTAARFIHPDATEEPVYRKFGIANVVEQIGIVRRAAAYRPDALVIECMAVMPALQEINQSKLIRSTIGVLCNVREDHLAEMGPTLDDVARSLCRSMPENGICVTAEKDRYAILQEEADARNCQLIYADPDTVTDEELRGFSWFTFKENVAIALAVAELLGVERRTALQGMYDAPPDPGVLSVERYRTPEGKKLRFANVFAANDPESTLMNINQLLDLGAIHRPLNVVINCRPDRVERNGQMGELIPELDPERVFVIGHPAKSAIDAIPAAFRDRAVDLGGDRRDPGEFMGQLLDRLGPDSSLVAIGNIHGQGELLLEHLAELAPDEEPADRTDGGATAPDEPGPRYAPHLDPYQHYPQAHEERYAAAPHRPSPPAPDGPEGLEPARVRGPFEPPAPPARPTDDAPQWHTPGEQHR from the coding sequence GTGCTTTTCCTCTACACCGTGCTCGTGGTGTGCGGTGCCGTACTGCTGATCGCCGGAGTGATCGAGCAGCGCCGGCACTTCGCCAACCTCGACCGCATCCCGTCCCGCGTGCTGGTCAACGGCATCCGCGGCAAGAGCTCCATCACCCGCCTGTGCGCGGGCGCCCTGCGCGGCGGGGAGCTGACCACCGTCGCCAAGACCACCGGCACCGCCGCCCGCTTCATCCACCCGGACGCCACCGAGGAGCCCGTCTACCGCAAGTTCGGCATCGCCAACGTCGTCGAGCAGATCGGCATCGTGCGGCGCGCCGCCGCCTACCGGCCGGACGCCCTGGTCATCGAGTGCATGGCGGTGATGCCCGCGCTCCAGGAGATCAACCAGTCCAAGCTGATCCGCTCCACGATCGGCGTGCTCTGCAACGTCCGGGAGGACCACCTCGCCGAGATGGGGCCGACCCTGGACGACGTGGCGCGTTCGCTGTGCCGTTCCATGCCGGAGAACGGGATCTGTGTGACGGCGGAGAAGGACCGTTACGCCATCCTCCAGGAGGAGGCCGACGCGCGGAACTGCCAACTGATCTACGCCGATCCGGACACCGTCACCGACGAGGAGCTGCGCGGCTTCAGCTGGTTCACCTTCAAGGAGAACGTCGCCATCGCGCTCGCCGTCGCCGAACTCCTCGGCGTGGAGCGGCGCACCGCGCTCCAGGGCATGTACGACGCGCCGCCGGACCCCGGCGTGCTCTCCGTGGAGCGGTACCGCACCCCCGAGGGCAAGAAGCTCCGGTTCGCCAACGTCTTCGCGGCCAACGACCCCGAGTCGACGCTGATGAACATCAACCAGCTGCTCGACCTCGGCGCCATCCACCGCCCGCTCAACGTGGTCATCAACTGCCGCCCGGACCGGGTCGAACGCAACGGCCAGATGGGCGAGTTGATCCCCGAACTCGACCCGGAGCGGGTCTTCGTCATCGGCCACCCGGCCAAGTCCGCCATCGACGCGATCCCGGCCGCCTTCCGGGACCGGGCGGTGGACCTCGGCGGGGACCGGCGCGATCCGGGGGAGTTCATGGGCCAGTTGCTGGACCGGCTCGGCCCCGACTCCTCGCTCGTCGCCATCGGCAACATCCACGGCCAGGGCGAACTGCTCCTGGAGCACCTCGCGGAGCTCGCCCCAGACGAGGAGCCCGCCGACCGCACCGACGGGGGCGCCACCGCGCCCGACGAGCCGGGACCGCGGTACGCCCCGCACCTCGACCCCTACCAGCACTACCCCCAGGCGCACGAGGAGCGGTACGCCGCCGCGCCCCACCGGCCCTCGCCCCCGGCCCCGGACGGACCCGAAGGGCTCGAACCTGCCCGGGTCCGGGGCCCGTTCGAGCCCCCGGCCCCGCCCGCGCGCCCCACCGACGACGCCCCGCAGTGGCACACCCCAGGAGAGCAGCACCGTTGA